One genomic window of Polyangium aurulentum includes the following:
- a CDS encoding response regulator, translated as MSSDLQGLDPTATILLVEDDPADTILIRRALARAGIMNRLQVVPDGDAAVAYLSGAPPYERAKNPMPSLVMLDLKLPRRSGLEVLEWIRNQPGMIKRLPVIVLTSSNENQDIRGAYDLGASSYLVKPGSFSKLIEVMESVRAYWIARNVYSG; from the coding sequence ATGAGCAGCGATTTGCAAGGGTTGGATCCGACCGCCACCATTCTGCTGGTGGAGGACGATCCGGCGGATACCATCCTGATACGGCGCGCGCTCGCGCGGGCCGGCATCATGAACCGCCTGCAGGTGGTCCCGGACGGCGATGCAGCGGTCGCGTATCTGTCGGGAGCGCCGCCCTACGAGCGCGCGAAGAACCCGATGCCGAGCCTCGTGATGCTCGACCTCAAGCTGCCGCGGCGCAGCGGGCTCGAGGTCCTCGAGTGGATTCGAAACCAGCCGGGAATGATCAAGCGGCTGCCCGTCATCGTCTTGACCAGCTCGAATGAGAACCAGGACATCCGTGGCGCCTACGATCTCGGCGCAAGCAGCTACCTCGTGAAGCCAGGCTCTTTCTCCAAGCTCATCGAGGTGATGGAGTCGGTGCGCGCGTACTGGATTGCGCGTAACGTCTACTCGGGCTGA
- a CDS encoding CheR family methyltransferase: MTEQRDETAEDRFGIAGTRLSPRIVVGIGSSVAGFEALEELLAALGDRGGDMALVVVQHLDASQTSFLPDLLRTRTSMPVHEARNAMPLERGHVYVIPPSALLTIEDDRLHVTVAESAEQLATPIDDFLRSLAAARGHMAVAIILAGTGIDGTIGIKAITDAGGMTMAQDVASARYDSTPRHAAILGVADHVLPPARMPAELLAHCRHLASLQKDGSTERLRRDIAEVLPTICDLLYQHTDLSFHHYKTSTLLRRVERRMQVLQVPTVAEYVDRLRASREEPHALFKELLIGVTAFFRDPEAFEALAREVVPRLLERRSPVRIWVPGCATGEEAYSIAMLVSEHLERIGDAPEFQIFATDIDDRALAVARQGIYPQSIAESVSRERLERFFVKRGNHYHVKKELREYCLFSAHNIISDPPFSRLDLISCRNLLIYLGPQLQKKLMAVFHYALRPNGYLFLGPSESITSHEELFLPVNAKSRISQRKPTAIRPSAVLSRTESYRGGVATLEAGAPVESDLAQIAQRVVLDEFAPKYAVVNEVGQILCTSGGTGRYLEASAGAFQNNIVSMARAGLRVGLRAALAEAARARRAVIHDDLSVGTDAGVQSVKLIVQPMPRLGEPQGLYMVVFQDLGGPMVRDRDRPDIGASEHAATVIEHLERELTSTRADLEKTIVDLETSNEELKSSNEELLSMNEELQSANEELETSKEEIQVANEALARAHTDLQNFFASTRIATIVLDETLNIQSFTPAVAEIYNLITSDIGRPLAHITHRAVEMPPLPDPASLRNATAPIEHELRTIDGHWYMRRVLPYRTHEDQTQGMVITFTDVTALRESERASRTRMAEIEAVYRTAPVGLAVFDADLRCIRSNERLAELTRVPTSEHVGRTAREVMGEEVGAEIDRLLEQVRQKNEPNLRVELRGSTPNDPTSERVWLCSFYPIPGPNAEVSGINVVLQDISALKNDERARQRLATLVESSADFVGVARLDGRLVYLNRAGQSLVGLDDEDAARSSSIEDCIYPEDLPFTRSAVLPAALTEGRWAGDLRFRHLVTGEPIDVFFDLFRIDDPASGSPMNLATVTKDARAQKRAVDAIRETGTRLRAIVDAAADAIVTFDERGTIESINPATMRLFGYHPEELIGRTISMLIPGLELHTSLARRPAPSSQIEARREVMGTRKDGTTLPLELVTSEMSLDGQRLFTCLLRDITERRLAESEREARLEELSRTVHFSEMFVGVLGHDLRNPLHAIMMGASMLLQRKDTETISRISSRILRSADRMARMIDQLLDFTRIRLGRGLPLERKRVDLGEVGRAVIEELQVLEPSCDVKLEATGDLVGMWDRDRLAQLLSNLVGNALEHRRASTSVLVHLDGSDPHGVRIEVWNQGAVPEDLLPVLFEPLRTRSPIKKARGSSGLGLGLFISQQVVRAHGGTLEVRSSEPEGTTFSILIPRP, from the coding sequence ATGACGGAGCAGCGAGACGAGACAGCCGAAGACAGGTTTGGCATCGCCGGCACACGTCTCTCCCCGAGAATCGTCGTCGGTATTGGCTCCTCGGTCGCAGGGTTCGAAGCGCTCGAGGAGCTGCTCGCAGCCCTGGGCGACCGCGGCGGAGACATGGCCCTCGTCGTGGTCCAGCACCTCGACGCATCCCAGACGAGCTTCCTCCCCGATCTCTTGCGGACACGCACCTCCATGCCCGTCCACGAGGCGCGCAACGCAATGCCCCTCGAGCGCGGCCACGTCTACGTCATCCCTCCCAGCGCGCTGCTCACCATCGAAGACGATCGGCTGCACGTCACCGTGGCCGAGAGCGCCGAGCAGCTCGCCACGCCGATCGACGACTTCCTCCGCTCCCTCGCCGCGGCCCGCGGCCACATGGCCGTCGCCATCATCCTCGCAGGCACCGGAATCGACGGCACGATCGGCATCAAGGCCATCACCGACGCCGGCGGAATGACCATGGCGCAAGACGTCGCCTCCGCCCGCTACGACAGCACGCCGCGTCACGCCGCAATCCTGGGCGTCGCCGACCACGTCCTTCCCCCCGCGCGCATGCCCGCCGAGCTGCTCGCCCATTGCAGGCACCTCGCCAGCCTCCAGAAAGACGGCAGCACCGAGCGCCTGCGCCGCGACATCGCCGAGGTCCTGCCCACGATTTGCGACCTGCTCTATCAGCACACCGATCTGAGCTTCCACCATTACAAGACGAGCACGCTGCTCCGCCGCGTCGAGCGCCGCATGCAGGTGCTCCAGGTCCCCACGGTCGCCGAGTACGTCGACAGGCTCCGCGCGAGCCGCGAGGAGCCCCACGCGCTCTTCAAGGAGCTGCTCATCGGCGTGACCGCCTTCTTCCGCGACCCCGAGGCCTTCGAGGCCCTCGCCCGCGAGGTCGTCCCGCGCCTGCTCGAGCGCCGCTCCCCCGTGCGCATCTGGGTCCCAGGCTGCGCCACCGGAGAAGAAGCCTACTCGATCGCCATGCTCGTCAGCGAGCACCTCGAGCGCATCGGCGACGCGCCCGAATTCCAGATCTTCGCCACCGATATCGACGACCGCGCCCTCGCCGTCGCTCGCCAGGGAATCTACCCGCAATCCATCGCCGAGAGCGTGTCACGCGAGCGCCTCGAGCGCTTCTTCGTCAAGCGCGGCAACCATTACCACGTCAAGAAAGAGCTGCGCGAGTACTGCCTCTTCTCGGCGCACAACATCATCAGCGACCCGCCCTTCTCGCGCCTCGACCTCATCTCCTGCAGGAACCTGCTGATCTACCTCGGCCCGCAACTGCAAAAGAAGCTGATGGCCGTCTTCCACTACGCCCTCCGGCCGAACGGATACCTGTTCCTCGGCCCCTCGGAGAGCATCACCTCGCACGAGGAGCTGTTCCTCCCCGTGAACGCGAAGAGCCGCATCTCGCAGCGCAAGCCGACCGCCATCCGCCCCTCCGCCGTTCTCTCGCGCACCGAGAGCTACAGGGGCGGCGTCGCCACCCTCGAAGCCGGCGCCCCCGTCGAGAGCGACCTCGCGCAGATCGCACAGCGCGTCGTCCTCGACGAGTTTGCCCCGAAATACGCCGTCGTGAACGAGGTCGGCCAGATCCTCTGCACCTCCGGAGGCACCGGCCGATACCTCGAAGCCTCTGCCGGCGCATTCCAGAACAACATCGTGAGCATGGCCAGAGCCGGCCTGCGCGTCGGCCTGCGCGCCGCCCTCGCCGAAGCCGCCCGCGCCCGCCGCGCGGTCATCCACGACGACCTGTCCGTCGGGACCGACGCCGGCGTGCAATCCGTGAAGCTCATCGTGCAGCCCATGCCGCGCCTCGGCGAGCCCCAGGGCCTTTACATGGTGGTCTTCCAGGACCTCGGCGGCCCCATGGTCCGCGACCGCGACCGCCCCGACATCGGCGCCTCCGAGCACGCCGCCACGGTCATCGAGCACCTCGAACGCGAGCTGACGAGCACCCGCGCCGACCTCGAAAAAACCATCGTCGACCTCGAGACCTCGAACGAAGAGCTCAAGTCCTCGAACGAAGAGCTCCTGTCGATGAACGAGGAGCTGCAATCCGCAAACGAGGAGCTCGAAACCTCGAAAGAAGAAATTCAGGTCGCGAACGAGGCGCTCGCCCGCGCCCACACCGACCTGCAAAACTTCTTCGCGAGCACCCGCATCGCCACCATCGTCCTCGACGAAACCCTGAACATCCAGAGCTTCACGCCCGCCGTCGCCGAGATCTACAACCTCATCACGAGCGACATCGGCCGGCCCCTCGCGCACATCACCCACCGCGCCGTCGAAATGCCCCCGCTGCCCGACCCGGCCTCCCTCCGCAACGCCACAGCGCCCATCGAGCACGAGCTGCGCACCATCGACGGCCACTGGTACATGCGCCGCGTGCTGCCCTACCGCACGCACGAAGACCAGACCCAGGGCATGGTCATCACCTTCACGGACGTGACCGCCCTGCGCGAAAGCGAGCGCGCCTCACGCACGCGCATGGCCGAAATCGAGGCCGTCTACCGCACCGCCCCCGTCGGCCTCGCCGTCTTCGACGCCGACCTGCGCTGCATCCGCAGCAACGAGCGCCTCGCCGAGCTGACCCGTGTCCCCACCTCCGAGCACGTCGGCCGCACCGCCCGCGAAGTGATGGGCGAAGAAGTCGGCGCCGAAATCGACCGCCTCCTCGAACAAGTCCGCCAAAAAAACGAGCCGAACCTGCGCGTCGAGCTGCGCGGCAGCACCCCGAACGACCCCACCAGCGAGCGCGTCTGGCTCTGCAGCTTCTATCCAATCCCAGGCCCGAACGCCGAGGTGAGCGGCATCAACGTGGTGCTGCAAGACATCTCCGCCCTGAAGAACGACGAGCGCGCAAGGCAGCGCCTCGCCACCCTCGTCGAATCCTCGGCCGATTTCGTCGGCGTCGCCCGCCTCGACGGCCGCCTCGTCTACCTGAACCGCGCCGGACAATCGCTCGTCGGCCTCGACGACGAAGATGCCGCCCGCTCGTCCTCCATCGAAGACTGCATCTACCCCGAAGACCTGCCCTTCACCCGCAGCGCAGTCCTCCCCGCCGCCCTGACCGAAGGCCGCTGGGCCGGCGATCTGCGCTTCCGCCACCTCGTCACCGGCGAGCCCATCGACGTCTTCTTCGACCTGTTCCGCATCGACGACCCCGCAAGCGGCAGCCCGATGAACCTCGCCACCGTCACCAAGGACGCCCGCGCCCAGAAGCGCGCCGTCGACGCCATCCGCGAGACCGGCACGCGCCTGCGCGCCATCGTCGACGCCGCCGCCGACGCCATCGTGACCTTCGACGAACGCGGGACCATCGAAAGCATCAACCCCGCCACCATGCGCCTCTTCGGCTACCACCCCGAAGAGCTCATCGGCCGCACCATCTCGATGCTCATCCCAGGCCTCGAGCTGCACACCTCACTCGCCCGACGCCCCGCACCCAGCTCGCAAATCGAAGCCCGCCGCGAGGTGATGGGCACACGAAAAGACGGGACGACCCTGCCCCTCGAGCTCGTCACGAGCGAGATGTCCCTCGACGGCCAGCGCCTCTTCACCTGCCTCTTGCGCGACATCACCGAGCGCCGCCTCGCCGAAAGCGAACGCGAAGCCCGCCTCGAAGAGCTCTCCCGCACCGTACATTTCAGCGAGATGTTCGTCGGCGTCCTCGGCCACGATCTGCGCAACCCGCTGCACGCGATCATGATGGGCGCGAGCATGCTGCTGCAGCGCAAGGACACCGAGACCATCAGCCGGATCTCGAGCCGCATCCTGCGCAGCGCCGACCGGATGGCCCGGATGATCGATCAACTGCTCGATTTCACGCGCATCCGCCTCGGCCGCGGCCTGCCCCTCGAACGCAAGCGCGTCGACCTCGGCGAAGTCGGCCGCGCCGTGATCGAAGAGCTGCAAGTCCTCGAGCCAAGCTGCGACGTGAAGCTCGAAGCCACAGGCGACCTCGTCGGCATGTGGGACCGCGACCGCCTCGCCCAGCTCCTGTCCAACCTGGTCGGCAACGCCCTCGAGCACCGCCGCGCCAGCACCTCCGTCCTCGTGCACCTCGACGGCTCCGACCCCCACGGCGTACGCATCGAAGTCTGGAACCAAGGCGCCGTTCCCGAAGACCTGCTCCCCGTCCTCTTCGAGCCCCTCCGCACCCGCTCCCCCATCAAAAAAGCCCGCGGCTCGAGCGGCCTCGGCCTCGGCCTCTTCATCAGCCAACAAGTCGTCCGCGCCCACGGCGGCACCCTCGAAGTCCGCTCCAGCGAACCCGAAGGCACAACGTTTTCTATCCTCATTCCCCGCCCCTAG
- a CDS encoding sensor histidine kinase: MLAPLVLTGVLGAALVFQIAALRKAMTDASQLTATLRAARKTHRLMVTMQLDAHRYQVLQDPLVLARYRRVEATLDERLGELERVAESGPVAADDVGRLRAQRDLLVRHMEKLIGDRGGDDATQVEMLREGERLMSEIDQTFDAILGAREELRDLRARQALSSTDRVAWTTAALTLALGAMLAMFVRRQLQRSAGEYARALEEEKRRTGELAESEERFRLLVSAVEEYAIYLLDPEGRVMSWNAGAQRIEGYRAEEIVGRSHAIFYPDEEQALGEPARHLAEAAAKGQLRAAGQRVRKGGDRFHAEVAITALRGPGGRIRGFAWVTHDVTELKQYQDELLAMTESLERRVAERTRSLEEANRELEAFTYSVSHDLRAPLRAMQGLATLLAEDYGDQLEDEGREYACRILRSAERMQALIEDLLLYSRLSRAELSVGPVPLGEVIEEALEPLRGEIEAKAGEVIIDGPLPSVMGNRGVLVQVAANLLGNAIKFGRGEPPRVRLRAELQGERTRLWVEDNGIGIAPEHRERIFGVFERLHAAEAYPGTGVGLAIVKRGAERMGGAVGVESVVGEGSRFWVELALAMEGE, translated from the coding sequence GTGCTTGCGCCGCTCGTGCTCACGGGCGTGCTCGGCGCCGCGCTCGTCTTTCAGATCGCCGCGCTGCGAAAGGCCATGACGGACGCCTCGCAGCTCACCGCGACGCTGCGCGCGGCGCGCAAGACCCACCGGCTCATGGTCACGATGCAGCTCGATGCGCATCGTTATCAGGTCCTGCAGGATCCCCTCGTCCTCGCGCGCTACAGGCGGGTCGAGGCGACCCTGGACGAGCGGCTCGGCGAGCTCGAGCGGGTGGCCGAGAGCGGCCCCGTCGCGGCCGATGATGTCGGCCGTCTGCGCGCGCAGCGTGATTTGCTCGTCCGGCACATGGAGAAGCTCATCGGCGACCGCGGCGGCGACGACGCCACGCAGGTCGAGATGCTGCGCGAGGGCGAGCGGCTGATGAGCGAGATCGACCAGACGTTCGACGCGATCCTCGGCGCGCGCGAGGAGCTGCGCGATCTGCGGGCCCGGCAGGCGCTCTCCTCGACAGATCGGGTCGCCTGGACGACGGCCGCGCTCACCCTCGCGCTCGGCGCAATGCTGGCCATGTTCGTCCGCAGGCAGCTCCAGCGCAGCGCGGGCGAATATGCTCGGGCGCTCGAGGAGGAGAAGAGGCGCACGGGCGAGCTCGCCGAGAGCGAGGAGCGTTTTCGCCTGCTCGTGAGCGCCGTGGAGGAGTACGCTATCTACCTGCTCGATCCCGAAGGGAGGGTCATGAGCTGGAACGCCGGCGCGCAGCGAATCGAGGGCTATCGCGCGGAGGAGATCGTGGGGCGATCGCACGCGATCTTCTATCCCGACGAGGAGCAGGCTCTCGGCGAGCCCGCGCGCCACCTCGCCGAGGCCGCCGCGAAAGGGCAGCTACGCGCCGCGGGGCAGCGCGTGCGCAAGGGCGGAGACCGCTTTCATGCCGAGGTGGCGATCACCGCGCTGCGCGGGCCGGGCGGGCGGATCCGCGGTTTTGCGTGGGTCACGCACGACGTGACCGAGCTGAAGCAATACCAGGACGAGCTGCTCGCGATGACCGAGTCGCTCGAGCGCAGGGTGGCGGAGCGGACGCGCAGCCTGGAGGAGGCGAACCGCGAGCTCGAGGCGTTCACCTACAGCGTCTCGCACGATCTTCGCGCCCCGCTGCGGGCGATGCAGGGCCTCGCGACCCTGCTCGCCGAGGACTACGGCGACCAGCTCGAGGACGAGGGCCGCGAGTACGCGTGCCGGATCCTGCGGTCGGCCGAGAGAATGCAGGCGCTCATCGAGGATCTATTGCTCTACAGCCGCCTGAGCCGCGCGGAGCTGTCCGTCGGCCCGGTGCCGCTCGGCGAGGTGATCGAGGAGGCGCTCGAGCCCCTGCGCGGCGAGATCGAGGCAAAGGCGGGCGAGGTCATCATCGATGGCCCTCTGCCCTCCGTGATGGGCAATCGGGGGGTGCTCGTGCAGGTGGCGGCGAATCTGCTCGGCAATGCAATCAAGTTCGGGCGCGGCGAGCCCCCGCGCGTCCGCTTGCGGGCCGAGCTGCAAGGCGAGCGGACGCGGCTCTGGGTGGAGGACAACGGGATCGGGATCGCGCCGGAGCACCGGGAGCGCATTTTCGGTGTATTCGAGCGCCTGCACGCGGCCGAGGCTTACCCGGGAACGGGCGTGGGCCTTGCGATCGTGAAGCGCGGCGCGGAGCGGATGGGTGGCGCTGTCGGCGTCGAGTCGGTGGTCGGCGAAGGCAGCCGGTTCTGGGTGGAGCTGGCATTGGCAATGGAGGGTGAATGA
- a CDS encoding 2-oxo acid dehydrogenase subunit E2: protein MNSTRRKLAIATWGSPHEGNIYGKLSVDAAEALAYAEHLRKTTGEKVTIGHIVGKAIALALKQAPGLNGRIVLGKFVPHATVDVTFLVALENGRDLAKTKIERADEKSIADIARALGRGARSLRDGKDAGFEKSKGLVRSLPAWALKPVVWTTGFLTSALGISAMGLEAFPFGSAIVTNVGVFGLDEGYAPPTPFARVPVYILVGAVKEQPAVVDGKVVPRPMLTITATIDHRFIDGAELATLAKVVRGGIERPWTLDGLAHAPGTSAQDTN from the coding sequence GTGAACTCCACGCGCCGCAAGCTCGCCATCGCCACCTGGGGCTCCCCTCACGAGGGCAACATCTACGGCAAGCTCAGCGTGGATGCGGCCGAGGCGCTCGCGTACGCGGAGCATCTGCGCAAGACGACGGGCGAGAAGGTCACGATCGGGCACATCGTCGGCAAGGCGATCGCGCTTGCGTTGAAGCAGGCGCCGGGGCTCAACGGGCGCATCGTGCTCGGCAAGTTCGTGCCGCATGCGACGGTGGACGTGACGTTCCTGGTGGCGCTCGAGAACGGGCGTGATCTTGCCAAGACCAAGATCGAGCGGGCGGACGAGAAGTCGATCGCGGACATCGCGCGTGCGCTCGGGCGTGGGGCGCGCAGCTTGCGTGATGGCAAGGATGCGGGGTTCGAGAAGAGCAAGGGGCTCGTGCGGAGCTTGCCTGCGTGGGCGCTCAAGCCGGTCGTGTGGACGACGGGGTTCTTGACGAGCGCGCTCGGGATCTCGGCGATGGGGCTCGAGGCTTTCCCGTTCGGGTCGGCGATCGTGACGAACGTCGGGGTTTTTGGGCTGGACGAGGGGTATGCGCCGCCGACGCCGTTTGCGCGCGTGCCGGTGTACATCCTGGTTGGGGCGGTGAAGGAGCAGCCTGCGGTGGTGGACGGCAAGGTCGTGCCGCGGCCGATGCTGACGATCACGGCGACGATCGATCATCGCTTCATCGATGGGGCGGAGCTTGCGACGCTGGCGAAGGTCGTGCGTGGGGGCATCGAGCGCCCGTGGACGCTCGACGGCCTCGCCCACGCTCCGGGCACCAGCGCGCAAGACACCAACTGA